Proteins encoded within one genomic window of Brenneria nigrifluens DSM 30175 = ATCC 13028:
- a CDS encoding septation protein A, with product MKQLLDFLPLVVFFVFYKLYDIYVASGALIAATALALLVTWVIYRKIEKMMLVTFAMVAIFGTLTLVFHNDQFIKWKVTIIYTLFALALLFSQFVMKKTLIQRMLGKELTLPQSVWGKLNFSWAMFFLVCGLVNIYIAFWMPQSVWVNFKVFGLTGVTLLFTLVCGVYIYRHLPGEGEKSEENGGER from the coding sequence ATGAAGCAACTTCTTGATTTTCTTCCACTGGTGGTTTTTTTTGTTTTTTACAAACTGTATGACATCTATGTGGCTTCAGGCGCTTTGATCGCCGCAACCGCGCTGGCGCTGCTCGTCACCTGGGTGATTTATCGCAAGATAGAGAAGATGATGCTGGTGACTTTTGCCATGGTCGCCATTTTCGGCACGCTGACGTTGGTATTCCATAACGATCAGTTTATCAAATGGAAAGTGACGATTATTTATACCCTGTTTGCGCTGGCGCTGCTGTTTAGCCAGTTCGTGATGAAGAAAACGCTGATTCAGCGCATGTTGGGCAAAGAGTTAACCTTGCCGCAGAGCGTATGGGGAAAACTTAACTTCTCCTGGGCCATGTTCTTTCTGGTATGCGGATTGGTAAACATCTATATTGCTTTCTGGATGCCGCAAAGCGTTTGGGTTAACTTCAAGGTCTTTGGTTTGACAGGCGTTACCCTGCTGTTTACGTTGGTCTGCGGCGTTTATATTTACCGGCATTTACCTGGGGAGGGGGAAAAGTCGGAAGAAAATGGCGGCGAGCGCTAA